CACAGATGCGTGCTTTTTCCCGAACGGATACATTCAACCGCCGTGGCGCGGGCAAGGGTTGAGCGCCCAACACCACCTTTCTGACTGATAAAACTGATAATCATCATCGTCTCCTGCTTTCATGAGGTCATGAAAAACGTAAAAAAGGAATGCAGGAGCACTCTGGCGAAAAACACCGCCCGGGTCGGCAATAAACTCATTTTCGCGCAGGCACATTTAATGAAGGCAGGAAATGTTGTTCGCAGCAGAGGCCTTTGGGTTTTTAGCCTTTTCGGGTAAGGCTGTTACCCTTGTCATCCTTTACCCTTTCCTTTACTCCCTTGCCCTTTACCGTGGCCTTTTACGTTTTTATTCCGGCTTGCGATGGCGTTCATCAAACCGTCGCCCTTTCCCGCCAGCAGCCCTTCATGAATAGTGAAATTCATGCTGTCATGACAAAAAAACACCCTTCAGATGAAGGGTGCACCGTTCAGAGTTGTGCGTGTTCGGAAAATGACCAGTAGTTTCCATCGGCACCGATGATGATGTGATCAAGCAGGCGGATCTCCAGCATCGACAGCACATCTTTGATGCGACCGGTGACGCGCTTGTCGGCCTCGCTTGGACAGACTATTCCGGAGGGATGATTATGGGCGATCAGGATCGCCGGTGCGTTATACAAAAGCGCCTTGCGGGCGATGATGCGGGGATGAACTTCAACATGGTTCAGATCGCCACTGAACAGTTTCTCCGTGGCGATAAGTTGATGCTGATTATTGAGAAACAACACCAGAAAATGCTCCCGATCCTGCTCCCAGAGTTGTAGGCGTAAATAATTCAGCGCCAGGGTCGATGAGGTAAATTCAGGTGCGGCGTCAGCGCACAGAAACTGGCGTTCAACGGCCCTGAGGGCGCGTTCAACCAGCCGCTGATCTTTATCGGAAATACAGGCGTGCAGGCTCAGTTCAGACATAGCAGAACTCCTGTGGGGAATAATGTGTTGGGGATATCGTTGAGAGAAGGTAAGCGCCAGTGTGCAATACACCGCTCGTTTTCAGGCGTCTGAGCATTTAAAGGGCATGAACGTGACGTTCACCGGGCGCTGCAACAGCAGCAGTGTGCCGGGTCAGTATCGGATGTGACCGCCATACGATGAAAGCGAAAACTAGTATCGCAAATGCGGGAAAAATAACTGGCTATTTTTTAACCATTCGTTAGTGTGTGATTAGGCAGCAAAACAGGAGGACATCATCATGTCGCAGAAAACGCTCAGCGATATCCTGCACCGCCAGGCCCGCAATGCAATAGGCTGGCTCAGCCAGAAAATTCCAGGAACGGAGCATTACACTCCCAAAGATCTGGCCCTGGATGTGCTAATTACGATGATTAAGCATGCACCTAAAAAAGCATGCAAGCCGTATGATGATACACAACTTAACGGGTACTATTTTGATGGGCCAGAAGGCCCTGGTACGTATATTGATGGATACAGAATTGACAACCATGGCGATTAAAATGGCCGCTAGCGCAATTTACTCAGAATACTGGTCAAAACGCTTTTAAGTTGCTCAGCGGCCTCACCTCCCGCTTGCTTCGCAGGCTCGCTTCCAGCCCGAAGAGAGCTAGCGATTGCGCCTCCTACTTGTAATCCCGCCCACCCCAGCGCCCCCATCCAGAATGCCGGCAACACCAGAAACATCGTCGCAAGCACAAACTGCATAATCATATTGTCCTGCACGTTTTGTATCCCGGCCAGATTCCAGCCGCTGTGGGTGTCACTTTCGTACAACAACGACAGCATTGCACTGTCCAGCCAGCGCGCCAGCTCCCACCAGAAGGTCAGGAATATCAGACCGAACTGGGCAAACGTCAGGGTCAGCACCGTTTTCACACTGTAGGCAGAAAACACCGTCACCAGCGGAATACAGATAATCAGCGCCATCTGCAAAATAGCCTGCACCATCGGCAACGCCTGGCGCAGCGAATCAAATGCCGGAAAGGCCGCAATCGCCGTCAGCCGGTTGCCTGTCGAGGCAATGACCCGCGTCACCCCATGAAAAAACGAGCCTTCCACCTCACCGCCATAACCGGAATAGGCTTGCCCGTCGGGTGAGACCGTCATATTGCGCGTGCTGACCAGCGCACGAAGAACCACTTCCTCCTGTGTTTCTTTCGCGGTGCCCAGGGTCCGGAAGGTCTGCCAGACATCCGGTTTAACCCGCGCCAGCAGCCGCGATTTCAGCCCAATATCCGCATCCGCCCACCACTGCTGGCAGGTCGGGTAGCCTCCCTTACCGTTATCCACCAGCCCCGCATCACGGTCGCTGTTATACGGCCAGGCTGGCCTCGGGGTGCGGGCATGCTCTGTGTCGTAGTAACCTGGTTGCGTCATAAAGCGCGATGACCCGGGCCAGGCCACATCCTGGTCTTCGTCATCAGTGAGCTCCGCTGCGCGTTGCTTCAGGCTGACCAGCGAGGGCGCGTAGCACTCCATCACAAAATCCTGCAATTCCTGTGTGAGGATACGGTCACCGATGCGGGTGTGCTGCACATCAAAGCGCAGTTGCCGCAAATCCGGTTTGCAGGGCAGTGTGACCGTGGCGGCATTCATCACCCCTTTTGACACAACATGGACCAGATACCACCACATCGGTACCCTGGCCGTCTGGCCGTTGATTTCATTCACCAGCGGGGCGTAGCCAGATGATTCCGGTGCGGCGGGCACCGTGATGTTGCACTGTTTTGAGCGCTCCGTGTTGAGCTGCATCTGGGTGATATCGACACTGAGCAGCGGTACGCAGGTGAACATCACCACCAGCATCGCCATATACACGGTGTTTTCCATCCATGCCAGCGTCAGGCCGCCTGCATCCCCCTCATCTGCGCCCTGTTCACGCGCCTTCAGCACATGCGCAATCAGTTTCATCAGCAGCGGCAGAGCAAACAGCCCGGTGGAGGTGATAATGCTCCAGATACCGTTGCTGACCAGCCAGCCCAGTACGGTAAGAACATATTCCAGATAACTGTTGGCACTCATGCCGCACCTCCGGTCTGCAGCAGATTGCTGATTTCGCTCAATGTCACCAGCAGCATAAAACACACCATTGTGCGTTTCATCTGCCGTCTGGAGGCCGGTGCGGCAGGGTGGTAGGCACGGCACCAGAGTATCGCGATGGCGGTGTACAGACACAACCGCCAGACCAGCAGGCCGTAACGGGCCTGCAGCAGCAGATGTTGCACGCCGAGCACCGGCGAGGTCTCACTCAGCACTCCGGCGGCCAGCAGCAATGCACCGGTCAGCAGAGCGAGGATTATCAGTGTCATTCTGAATCGTCGCCATATCATCACTTCTCCTCCTGCGGGGTGCTGAGGTTGCGCACGCGCGCATCACCGTCATCTTCCACGCTGACCGCCTGCCCTCGGGTGGCATTGCGTGCCGCTTCGCGCCCGAGAATAGCGCTACTGGTATTGCTGGCGAGCATCCGCCGCATTTCCAGCTCCAGCCGCAGTTGGTTCAACTCCCCGTCAAGCTGCTGAGTGGTCTGGTTCAGTTGGATCTGTGCTTCCTTTTCTGCAGCAATATTGGGCTCGCGCATCCCGGCAAGCAGCATACGCCGGGCCATCAGCGCCTGCTCCATCACGCGTGCCAGGGCCATCTCGCCGGCGAGTCGTTCCATCAGCACCAGCGCATCCGCATCGGCCCGCAGCGCTTCCACCACGCCACGGGTCAGTAGCAGACTACCACCGGAGGCTTTTGCCAGATTTTCACGCGAGGGTCTGAGCTCACCGCTGACCAGGGCCGCCAGGACTGCCGCTATTTTCTCCTGCTCGTCGGCAATCAGCGGCGAGAGCCCGACCCCTGCCTGAGCACCCGATTTCTGCACGCTGTTGCCATTCTCATCATTATCCGGTGCCACATTGATGGTCTGCTCCCCCACCACCCTGCCAAGCCAGGTTGCCGCCTGCGCCGGTGAGCTCCAGATCCGACACAGCTCCCCCTGGCACTGTGAGGCAGAAATGTTGCCGGATTCGGTGACGCTGCGCTGGTTCAGAATGTTGTAGCCCGCCCTCACGGTGTCCCCGACAAGCTTGATCGGTGGCTGCCCACGACCACCGCGCTTTTGCCCGCCCACCCAGGTTTTGCCCTTACTGGCGGCCTCTTTTTCCCCCTGTTTTTGTGCGCGGACGGCATCAGTATCGCCAGCCGCCACGGACTGGAAATTCTCTGATTTGGCACTTTGTGTCCAGGCCGGGCCATAGGCAAAATCGGTCATTTTCTCCGCCATCGCCTGGCAGGAGAGTTTTGCCTTGTCAAAATCCACCCGGGCCTGCAGCACGCCATTGGTGAGCAGGTCGTAGAGCTGGGGATTGGCACGCTGAATTATCATCGCCGGCAAACTGGCAACGGCTGAAGTGGCATTCTGGATCACACTGCCCATCAGTTGCTGAAAACCTTCTGTCACCCCGTTAAGCTGGTTGCGCACCGTGGTGCTTATATCAAAATTTCCGCACATCAGGTCGCTGTTAAAGCCCGCCCGCAGGTTCAATACTTGCGTGTTACGCCGGGTCAGCGCCGGGGTGATCACCGAGCCACCGCCAATCTGGTAGTACAGTGCATCCGCAATAGCGCCCTTCTGGTCAATCCCATAGCCGTCGTCAGTGGCCCGCACGGTATGGCAGATGAGGCCAACGGCCACCGCTATCAGTGCCTGTTTGTGCATCTGTTTCATTATTTTCATCCTCCGGTACTCCCCAGAAAAGTCTGCCCACGCCGCTGGCAGCAGGCGTAAGGCCGCCACAGCGCCCAGCTGTAACTGCCGTTTTCCGAATAACGGTCACGCCAGTCGGCAGTGGCGGGAGGGTCGGGAGGGTCGGGGAATATGGCGCAAGTCGTACTCATCTGTGGGGAAAGGCGCTGCCAGGTGTGATTGCCAGGTTTACCCTCCTGAACCGGCTCAGGTGGCCAGTAACCCGGACGTGCAGAGGTCGTCTGCGGTAAATAAACATGCAACTGCCCGGTGCGGGTGACAATATCGGCGGCACGCTGGGCCATAGTCGCCGCCGCTTTATAGTCGTTTGTCTGCCCTAGAGCCCCTGCTCGGGGATAAATATTGCCCCATAAATCACCGGGTGCGCCCAGCTCACGCAGGCCTGGCGTCAGCGCCTCGGGGTAGAACATCTCCGGGATACCGCCCCGCCAGGCAAGGATATCGAGGGTACTGACAAAATAGGGCTGAAACGGCACGGCGCTGCCGCTACAGCTGTAACCCAAGCCGCTGAGAAAACGGTAAAATGCCGCGTCCGCCGGATGCCCGAAGGCATCCGCATTTTTAAAGCGAATACGCGTTTTGTTATGGGTGATGCGGGAGTGAGTGTCTCCGCCCTCTTCCGCTCCGGGCAATGCTGTGCCGGCAACGGCCATTTCCTGCCAGGGATTGTCACCGGGCGTGCTGTACGCCGACACCACCAGGTCAGGTAGATTGTGTCTAACCTTGACCGAGGTTTTGACCGTGCAACCGTACGGCGTGCACAGCAGCCAGTAGCAGATGCCAGCCACCCGGTACTCCAGACAATCCGGCGACAGGGCCGAGGCGATAATCTGCGGCGTGGTGATGGCCCCCACCGGCAGAGTCACCGCCAGCAACGACGCCAGCCGCAGGCGAACGATACGAAGAGTGATTTTCATGGCTGTTGCGCCTGCCACGCATCCCGCAGCTGCTGTGCCAGCGCCACATCCGTTGTGCCATACACCACGAAGCGGTCATCGAAAACCACGGCCGGAATTTTGGCGATCCCCACCGCTCGCGCTTCAAGCAAAGCCTGATAAGCATGGGTCAGGCGGGCTTCCTGCTCATGCCAGTCAGGCTGCTGCATACGAAGTTGTGCCTGTTTCTCAGCTTCCTGCGTGTTGTCAGAAAGCGATGGGAATAGCCCTTTTTCGAGCAGGACCACCTCTTCCAGCACCTGCACCACCACACCGGGTTCGGGATGCTCTACCGGCCAGCGTTTAGTGGTGTAAACCACCGCCTGGGCGAATACGGACGTTGCGACAAAATATAAAATGCACGGTGAGAAGAAAAGATAACGCGGCATGGTATTCCCCTGATGTTTCAGTCAGACGGGGATTTAACGCGCAAAGCGAAAAGCTGGCGTTGAAAAACTCATTACGGGGGGAAGAAGGTTTTCTGGATAACCGTTGTAGAACCAACATAGCCTCAACCATGTCGGGCACATGCCTGTCACTCTTCGGATAATTAAAAAATAATTATTAATTGTGCCACGGCCTGCGACTCGTATGATGTTCGGGCTAATAACATACTTAAAATAATTTGCACGTATTGTGCACGAAAACATTCTTTCAGACCAGATACCACCCCCTTCATGCGAGAAGTCCGGGTATCTGGTCTTTTTTTGCCTTAAATAATCTGACAGGCCGCTGTGTGCGAAGCAGACACTCTTTTGGCATCAAAAATGACACTTAAAGTATTATAACCCTCGCATTTTTTCTGGAACCACATACTGCTGACCATTATACCTCAGTGTCGTCAGCACCGTTTTCCCCACCGTATCTTTGGATTTGCAATCACCATTTTCCACCCAACTTTTCGAGTCGGTAGTGACCGATTTGACGATCACGTCGGCGAAATCATGGCTGCGGGTTTTGGCCATGTCCAGGCTTCGTTTGGTGTGTGAGAATTCTCCGGCACAGTTGGTATCCCATTCACCGCTACCGGACTCAATCACCAGTTTTTCCAGTACCGGACGTATTACGTTACCTTCGCGCACATACAGCGACAGCCAGGTCTCGTAAAATGGGTTGGGCCTCGATGAACCGGTGAAGCTGGCACGCACGCCAAATGCCCGCAAATCAGAAGTGAGTTTGTAGCGCGCAGTATCGATACGCAGACTATCGAATCGGAAGGCATCAGAGCTAAACACCGAGGCTTTGGAATAGTTTGCCAGCGGCTTGCCA
The nucleotide sequence above comes from Buttiauxella selenatireducens. Encoded proteins:
- a CDS encoding integrating conjugative element protein, with protein sequence MKQMHKQALIAVAVGLICHTVRATDDGYGIDQKGAIADALYYQIGGGSVITPALTRRNTQVLNLRAGFNSDLMCGNFDISTTVRNQLNGVTEGFQQLMGSVIQNATSAVASLPAMIIQRANPQLYDLLTNGVLQARVDFDKAKLSCQAMAEKMTDFAYGPAWTQSAKSENFQSVAAGDTDAVRAQKQGEKEAASKGKTWVGGQKRGGRGQPPIKLVGDTVRAGYNILNQRSVTESGNISASQCQGELCRIWSSPAQAATWLGRVVGEQTINVAPDNDENGNSVQKSGAQAGVGLSPLIADEQEKIAAVLAALVSGELRPSRENLAKASGGSLLLTRGVVEALRADADALVLMERLAGEMALARVMEQALMARRMLLAGMREPNIAAEKEAQIQLNQTTQQLDGELNQLRLELEMRRMLASNTSSAILGREAARNATRGQAVSVEDDGDARVRNLSTPQEEK
- a CDS encoding JAB domain-containing protein gives rise to the protein MSELSLHACISDKDQRLVERALRAVERQFLCADAAPEFTSSTLALNYLRLQLWEQDREHFLVLFLNNQHQLIATEKLFSGDLNHVEVHPRIIARKALLYNAPAILIAHNHPSGIVCPSEADKRVTGRIKDVLSMLEIRLLDHIIIGADGNYWSFSEHAQL
- a CDS encoding TIGR03756 family integrating conjugative element protein; translation: MKITLRIVRLRLASLLAVTLPVGAITTPQIIASALSPDCLEYRVAGICYWLLCTPYGCTVKTSVKVRHNLPDLVVSAYSTPGDNPWQEMAVAGTALPGAEEGGDTHSRITHNKTRIRFKNADAFGHPADAAFYRFLSGLGYSCSGSAVPFQPYFVSTLDILAWRGGIPEMFYPEALTPGLRELGAPGDLWGNIYPRAGALGQTNDYKAAATMAQRAADIVTRTGQLHVYLPQTTSARPGYWPPEPVQEGKPGNHTWQRLSPQMSTTCAIFPDPPDPPATADWRDRYSENGSYSWALWRPYACCQRRGQTFLGSTGG
- a CDS encoding conjugal transfer protein TraG N-terminal domain-containing protein, producing MSANSYLEYVLTVLGWLVSNGIWSIITSTGLFALPLLMKLIAHVLKAREQGADEGDAGGLTLAWMENTVYMAMLVVMFTCVPLLSVDITQMQLNTERSKQCNITVPAAPESSGYAPLVNEINGQTARVPMWWYLVHVVSKGVMNAATVTLPCKPDLRQLRFDVQHTRIGDRILTQELQDFVMECYAPSLVSLKQRAAELTDDEDQDVAWPGSSRFMTQPGYYDTEHARTPRPAWPYNSDRDAGLVDNGKGGYPTCQQWWADADIGLKSRLLARVKPDVWQTFRTLGTAKETQEEVVLRALVSTRNMTVSPDGQAYSGYGGEVEGSFFHGVTRVIASTGNRLTAIAAFPAFDSLRQALPMVQAILQMALIICIPLVTVFSAYSVKTVLTLTFAQFGLIFLTFWWELARWLDSAMLSLLYESDTHSGWNLAGIQNVQDNMIMQFVLATMFLVLPAFWMGALGWAGLQVGGAIASSLRAGSEPAKQAGGEAAEQLKSVLTSILSKLR
- a CDS encoding TIGR03757 family integrating conjugative element protein → MPRYLFFSPCILYFVATSVFAQAVVYTTKRWPVEHPEPGVVVQVLEEVVLLEKGLFPSLSDNTQEAEKQAQLRMQQPDWHEQEARLTHAYQALLEARAVGIAKIPAVVFDDRFVVYGTTDVALAQQLRDAWQAQQP